Part of the Panicum virgatum strain AP13 chromosome 4N, P.virgatum_v5, whole genome shotgun sequence genome is shown below.
agccccaaaaccctagccgccgccatctcGTGAACAGTACCCGCGGGTACTGTAGCGCGCCCATCGCTGctgccctccctctctctcgatCTCAATCCCAACAACGACCATAACATGTGGCTTGCTAGACGGGCCTGGTGAGCTGGTCCTTTCGAAGATTTTGGCCCACGATCAGGCCATTACACGGCTGCTCCCAGGCGTGCTGCATGGGCTGGTGATCTGCTGCTGTTTTTGGAAGATTTTGGGCCACATTCAGACTAGTCCATGGTTGTTTCCCTGGGACCCAGGCGGATACATACATGCAGGTCCAGCACACGGAGGGTGTCCGCCGTATCTTCAGGAGTCAAAAATAAAGAATCGCAGTTTATTTAAAATAAGCCGAGATGTAAAAGGCTTGTTCTTAGGTGTTCGGTTTGCGTCTAGTGGAGTCATCATTAGGttgcagctcgaggacgagctgcatgTCTGGGTGGGGAGTagtgttagaggagtcaagggcctattgggccttagcccattagggtttattagttgcttgcttagggGCAAAGTCAAACCTCTCTATATAaagagaggagatgtatcaatctaatcaagcaagagattagaaggaaatcccttctctcttgccggccgtgggcaAAGCCCCGCGGCCGGCATTCCCAGCGCCCCTACagccccaaaaccctagccgctgccaTCTCGTGAACAGTACCGCGGGTTCTGTAGCACCGCGGGCACTGTAGCCCCCATCGCTGctgccctccctctctctcgatCTCAATCCCAACAACGACCATAACAGCCGCATTAGCAAATAAGCAAATACAGTCTGTGTTCTATAAGTGTTGCATACATATAAAGAAGAATTACATAAACATTCCAAATGAAATATTCGCATCCCAAAATGACCCAAAGATGCATACCTCGTAGGAGCCATAGCCATATAGCAGCAAAGGGTCTGAGCCATCAAGCTTCACAAGATCTTTTCTGTATAGAATGGACATGGGGATCTGAGTGCCATCGGCTGCAGCAGCCCACTTCCTTTCTGTTACATAATTCGATGCATCATATCCACCTAAAACCTACGAAAATTTAGGAGATCATATCACAATTGCTTTGCAAAAGTAATAAAAAATATGTCAATGCAGGTCAGAATACCaaaaacacacacaaaaaaatctAGTGCAACTAATAGCTTACGGGTTTAATCTTCTTCAGCACAGACTCCCCTGAATCCATATCATAGTCGTAAACAGAGGGTGGGGTCCTCATTGAGCTATAATGAAATCGAAGAACAGTGGAATGAAACTGTGACTCCTCAGGGTCCACAGCATATGTTGGATCAATAAAATCAATCGTCCGACCTCCCTGAAGTTGTCCAATTGTCTCTCCAATAGCAGGTAGCCGGTATACGGTTACTTTGGGCAGGCCATTCTCACGCTCATATACAGCAATATGGTTGTCAAAGAGCTGGATGTCCTGTATTTTCACACTGAAGGGAGTATCAATTTTGATGTGATGGTGACATGTTATGTACTTTTGTTGCCAAATGGTTATGAAAGGTTCACAAATCATTCTTCATCAAGAGCAACTTAACAAGATAGTATCGCAACAATATAAACAAATTGTTCGAAGTTATTCCTGAACTAGTATGATACTGGGTTCGTGACATATCAACCACAAGAATGATTTCTGAAACTTGTATAACAGGTAAGTACCTTTCTCTATGTGGTAGCAGTACAGTGGTCTCAGCTACATTATCCAGTGGGCAAGCAACCAATTCAGAATTGTAAAATTCATCACTTCGCCTTGTAATAAAGAAATGATTTCCACGATGACTAGCTGTTGTATCAATGCCATACACACGAGGCGTCAAAACCGCAAGTTCCTTGTTCTGTTTGGATGTGTCCAGGTAGAATATAAAGCTAGTGTTTTTGCTTCCAGACCCAACAAATAAATATTTCTTGCTTTCAGAGGCTTGAAGGCCAAGAGAAAATGTGTCATCTTTCTCATGATAAAGACAAGCATCGCTTGATTGATCAGACCCTAACTTATGGAGCCATACCTGCAAAGGCCCATAAAATATAAGATgaatataattataaaaaattccACCGTGAAAATTATGTCACAGCTGATGCTAGAACTAAGAACCATTCATTAAAATAACGTATACAGGCACAGCAACATAACTAAtcaatctaaaaaaaaagtGACCTGAAATTTCAACTGAACTCATAAAACAAGATCATGCCATGTAGGACTTAGAAGAAGCGAGAGGAACAAGCGACATACTTTATCTGGCCGAAGAATGCTATCCATTGTAATGTAAACAAGGTGATCATCACCAGCCCACTCAATGTCAGAAGTAATTCCTTTAAGTGGTTGCCCAACATATTGTCCACTCGCGGAGTCAATGACATAGACAGTGTAAATTTCATCGCCTTTAGTGTCTTCTGCATAAGCCACTAGCTTATTGTTGGGACTGACCTGAAACGAACAGTTAAATTGTATTAGACACAAGGAACATCCAAGGGGCACGCGTGAGAGGAAAACACCTTGAAAGGGAGAAGTGGGTAGGGAGGTCAAACTGACAGGTTTACCTTGAAAGCACCAATGCTGTAGTAATCATGGCCCTCAGCCTTGACATTCTCATCCAGAATAATATGCTCAACAGGAGCATCAGGTCCTGTGGGCATCACGTCGTGGACTGTAATTGGAGCATCGGGTGGTACAAGGCGCCTACAGTGTTGTGCATACTCCTTGCCAGCCAATGTCCTTTCATAGTAGTAGTACTGCCCTTTGCGAAGAGGTGCATCTATATCATCCTCCTTAATTCTTCCTCTGATTTCAGCATATATTTCATCCTCGAGTTGCTTGACATCTGAGTTGCCAGGGTAAGCTATAGATATGAGGAGTGAAATTGAAGGGACAGACTCCTTACAGCAGTAAGATCGAAATAGAACTGACACTCTAGCAGAGCAGGAAACAATGAGGATAGATTGTCCTGTCCGCTCTACAGCATGATACACAATCAATTCGGCAACTAGTCTGAAGGGACTGATCTTGTAGCTTCTAATAATAAGCGACAAATTAGAATTAGAATTATATCGTGACGAAACGATGGTGCGTCTAGGAAGTGGATCGAAGCTAGTTTAAGCCAAGGCCCGAAAGAGTGAAAGCCATCTAGATTATCTGGCGTTGAGCACAGATCGTCGCTGATCCAAGGCGCGCGAGCACAGATCGAAGCGATACGCAAAAGCTGCGAAGGAACAGGTAGGAAGCATCCGATCCGGCGGGGCGGTGCGACAACTGCAGTGGTAAAGTGGTACTGCTGGACTGACCGGACATGACGGCGGTAGTGTAGTCGTTCTCGGCGCGGAGGTGCGCGAGGACGTCGGGGTCGGATCGGGAGTCGTCGCGGAGCCAGTAGTAGTTGTCGACGCGGACGTCGCCGTGGTCGACGAGCTCACGCGGCACCTTCTtcgccaccggcggcgccgccatggaCATGGAGGAGTAGGAGTGCGCAAGGGAagagccgcgacagcaggaAGGGGCCCCgaagccggaggaggaggagaggaggaggaggagagcgcggcggcgcgagagCGTTGGAGAGATCGCGCGTGGGAGAAGCGGACGAAGTCTGCAGCGGGGCAACGACGAGCCCACCACCCGCAGCATCCCCCCTCGTTCATGTCAAGGTTGCTTGGATTTTATTTAGAGTttcctccttccttccctccctccgGCTAAGGTTGCTTGGATTTGAAGTACTATTCATTATCCCtagtttctcttcttttttctcaacttgtaaatttttttaaacaTATACATATGTATCTATTACCATTTACCAAATGTACATGATTACAATTTACAAAATGTACATGATTACAATTTACCAAATGTACATGAGTGGAGacctgtcgggtaccataactaggggcaccctaattagGGGAGTCAATCGCCCTTAAAACGCAAAGCGTATGTTAGGAAATCGGACTATGAAGGCCTACAGCATCCCTTCGATtcgaaggaaaggaaaggactcaaagaaaccCAATCCGCGGTCTAAGaacacagtgcggcccatccgaacccccctcaaacccgcggggcgaactccgcctcgctcgagggctccccatcgggaccctcgacaGCACCCCGcgtctccgcttcgctcgaggatagcgagcctaccctcgagcaagcggatcgactccgcctcgctcgaggcccccctcgacaaaaaggacaaacggccatccgctcacccgcccgccgtacggaggcattaaatgctcaCCACTCCGCCGCATCTCCCGGATCAGACAGCGTCAGGCCTCCACTCCGCACAGCGGCTGTGACCAGGATcttatccgccaactccggtcactgctcaggTCATCCCcggcgctgtggcgacactgtgggaacctgcgacgctgtgcgagacgtgctcggcactgctcctaGCCACTGTGATGCCAACTCCCCGTACTTCCCTTGTACTTTCCCCTCCGCggaaccctcgaacggcatgggcacggccCTCGGAAGCGGCCCCAACCTTGACCGGGATGAGACCCCGGCCtacaggaccctcggaacgccgccacgccacgcctggaggatgGTACCCTCCACAGCAACCGCCACGACGTCTACAGGAGCCACAAGGACGCCGGCGCtatctccgcaaggccaaggatGCCGTCCAGGACAGCCGCACGCCCGGCAGCATGATCTCCagtaccccacagtgtacttcctacagtagaCAGCCACTGTGCGCCCCCGATTTGGGGAAGAATGACGACCCCCCTCCcgtacatgtacaccgcccctccttgtgtctataaaaaggGGGGAGGCGGTCACTGTCTTCTCTATCCGGGCAGAACACCACACTCAGCACAACCCACAAAGCGCACACGCTCTTCTGAGccacgatattggcactcgcctcaatcgacttctcctctagcagagacttgggagctttcctccctctctcgcctcgcttgtatcccctactacaggcacccccggtgcaagacaatacagtgccctcgcaacccccttgctggacgtacagccccgcggccggaaacaggataaaccgtgcgttcctgtgtttcctcttgcatcaaccatctgggattagggacacgcagcatcatcactagttggtgctaggcCGCCGGGTCTgggcaccgacagttggcgcgccaggtaggtgTCCGCTGCGTGACATTCCTCGTTTCTTCCCGTTTGATATCcaggatggcgggcagatccaactcatttcccatgggcgtctcggatccgctcccggcGGGATACGTGATTCGGTTCGGGAGTCTGGAATTCAGGGCAACCGGACATGGTTATCTCATGGAGCTCCtatcgcccagacgcaaccccgatGCTCTGActccaccagcccggcgcaacaggcgctcgggccagcgctCGCGACAAGTgcgc
Proteins encoded:
- the LOC120668946 gene encoding protease 2, which translates into the protein MLRVVGSSLPRCRLRPLLPRAISPTLSRRRALLLLLSSSSGFGAPSCCRGSSLAHSYSSMSMAAPPVAKKVPRELVDHGDVRVDNYYWLRDDSRSDPDVLAHLRAENDYTTAVMSDVKQLEDEIYAEIRGRIKEDDIDAPLRKGQYYYYERTLAGKEYAQHCRRLVPPDAPITVHDVMPTGPDAPVEHIILDENVKAEGHDYYSIGAFKVSPNNKLVAYAEDTKGDEIYTVYVIDSASGQYVGQPLKGITSDIEWAGDDHLVYITMDSILRPDKVWLHKLGSDQSSDACLYHEKDDTFSLGLQASESKKYLFVGSGSKNTSFIFYLDTSKQNKELAVLTPRVYGIDTTASHRGNHFFITRRSDEFYNSELVACPLDNVAETTVLLPHRESVKIQDIQLFDNHIAVYERENGLPKVTVYRLPAIGETIGQLQGGRTIDFIDPTYAVDPEESQFHSTVLRFHYSSMRTPPSVYDYDMDSGESVLKKIKPVLGGYDASNYVTERKWAAAADGTQIPMSILYRKDLVKLDGSDPLLLYGYGSYEICIDPSFRGSRFSLVDRGFIYVIAHIRGGGEMGRKWYEDGKLLKKKNTFTDFVDCAEHLIQNKYCSKEKLCVNGRSAGGLLMGAVLNMRPDLFKAAVAGVPFVDVVTTMLDPTIPLTTAEWEEWGDPRKEEYYYYMKSYSPVDNVAAQEYPNILVTAGLNDPRVMYSEPAKYVAKLRELKTDGNLLLFKCELGAGHFSKSGRFEKLQEDAFTYAFILKALGMTPKLASL